DNA from Triticum aestivum cultivar Chinese Spring chromosome 7D, IWGSC CS RefSeq v2.1, whole genome shotgun sequence:
TTTACTACCTCCAACTAACAGTAGAAATAGCTTGTGGGAAATGCAAATGAAGTGCTTGTTGCCTATTGTGGAGCTTTCCTCCACTGGATGCAATGAACCCCTAGTCTCACTAACTCTAGGATTGTGGGTTTAGCCAAACAAGGTGATGAATCCTAGCTTACATTTTCTCCTCCAATTGTAGACACTCATCAAGTAAGTGCTGCACCTTTTGTTTGTTCCGTGGTGAACCAGTGATGCTTAAAATGGTCTGTTGCCTTCATTGCCCTCCTTCACAATTTATTTATCTTTGCAACCCATTTAAGGAGCTGCAGAGATTTGTTGCTGTAGTTGGGTGCTCCTAGGAACATCATGTCCCCACAAAGAAAGGGGTGATTTGACAGGGTGGAAGCTGAATAGAACTTCGTTTGTTACAAACATTTTGTGTGCCGTTGTTCATTGTTTTTGGAATTTATAGTGGTCTTTGTTGGTGAAgacatctatatttggtttttctCTGCTCTGATCATGCAGGCTGACTTATGGACTCGACTACAAAGGGAACATATGTGGCAGCAAACACGGTGATCCAGATTTGAGTGAGCTGGATGTTCGTTACTGGGTGAACCCCAACCAAGTGTATCAAAGTGGGCTAAAAAATAGCACAAGTGATCTAGCTGATGCTAAGTCCATCTGTCTGATGGAATGCCCCTATCCCGCGGAAGATGGCCTGAACTTTGTTTGTGATTATCCGGAAGGTGACATACGGCTCTCTGTTGATGATTGGATCGACAGGGACTATGATTACTTTGAGTATCTCACACCAGATATGAGAAACAGTTCTCTTCAGTTGCAGGGTCCATGTTACCCCATCATATTTCCAAGTATAAATGGTAACTCTcgcatgaataattgaatatcaAGTCCTCTGATACTCAGCAAGATCCTGCCAATTTATGAGAACGTGAAGTACATGCGCTAATTTGATCTATTTCTGTCACTGCAGTCTACTGGAGCTGCCAGTTTATTGCACGGCCATCCAATGTCTCTCTGAAACATTGGCAGCAGATGGGTGGTGTCAGCATTGATGAAAACATGCTAATAGATAAGACAATTCACAATACCATCAACTATAAATCTTCTGTATTAAAGGTTTGTTTTGGTACTACTTGCAGTGTCGGTCCATTTATCTGTTTCACAAGAAATATACTTTTCTTAGCATACTTTTCTTCTATGGGTCAACATTATTTCACTACAAGTTACACAACATTAAATGTTCCATCAGTAAGGAAACACTAGCAGCCACATGTATTGCTAAAACTAAGTAGCAGCCACATGTGATTGATATTACTCGGTTACATTTGTTAGATTCAATTTGACAGATATGCTCCTGCAAAAACAATTGAGAGCTATGTACATGCTTGCTTGTGTATATGTAGAATCTTGGAACtaatttttttcttcttattttgcaGAGATATGTTGCAGATATTGGGAAATCTTGGCCTGTGTTAATCGTTTGTGGGGGGTTACTCCCTCTTTTCCTATCTTTGATTTGGTTAGCGATGATCCGCTATTTTGTTGCTGGGATGCCATGGATAACAGTGATCCTTTTCAATGCCCTTGTAATATCAGTCACGACGTTCTTCTATATAAAAGGTAGGATGCTCTACCCGACTTCTAAATAATAAGTACTATACTATTATAGGTGGCAAAGTGACGTCATGTGATATTTATCAGGACACGTCGTCTTGTACGTAATCTCATATGTTTGGACTATTTTATGTACTCAGCTGGCTGGATTGGCAATGATCCCTTAACTGTTGTGATTGGTCCAAGTGATCCATATGTCAGCATAGGTGGACGGGTATGCTTGTACCTCCTGTTGTTATTATTTTTaacactatctttgctatgcttcTTGTTATCTCATGATTCATCTCTTCACCAGGAAATAAACCACCTTCATGCTGCTGCTGTATTGATGACAGTGGTAATGATCATTGCTTTCCTGACTTCAATAGCTATTGTGCGGCGTATACTGATAGAGACATCCACAACCGTCCTAAAGGTGCATATGGTGCTGAATCCACTAGCTTCACATGCACACCGTTTCCGTAATAAGCTGAGCAGGATTAAAGTTCGCATTTTGCAAAAGCATGGGTGCTAGCTTATGTGTGTTGTGTATTTCTTGCTTGTATTTTCTGAGGGCTCATCAGGATGAACTGTATGTAGGTGGCTGCAAAGGTCATTGGTGAAGTCCATGCACTCATCATCTTTCCGGTCGTACCATACTTCGCCCTTGCTATCATCTATATGTTCTGGTTTGCGGCTACACTGTATCTTTTCAGCTCTGGTCAAGTTCTACAAAATGATTGCAATGCAGAGTGCTGCTCATTTGATCTCAAGCTGGGAAAAGTAAATTGCGACAGCTGTTGTGGGTACAGTGTCCATTACGCCCCTCATATTGGCATTGCGATTCTTTTCCACCTGTTTGGCTGTTACTGGGCAACACAATTCTTCATCGCATGCTCTTCGACCGTAATTGCTGGATCAGTTGCTTCATACTACTGGGCGCGTGGTGAAATATCGGTAAGCACCACACACAAACCTTAGACTGGCAAATCACTCCAGTTAATTGTCATGTTTTAACAATAGAATGTACTGTTTTCCGTACGGCTGATTGTGTGGCACAATGTTGTTATGCAGCATGACATACCGTTTCATACTGTGGTGTCTTCCCTGAAGCGTTTGCTGCGCTACAGCCTTGGATCTGTGGCTCTAGGTTCACTGGT
Protein-coding regions in this window:
- the LOC123164302 gene encoding choline transporter protein 1 isoform X1, whose protein sequence is MRGALGRDASAGGAGGGKGGDDAAAGIIRHDRKCRDLPFLALFAAFWVAMIVNSSFGFNQGSPLRLTYGLDYKGNICGSKHGDPDLSELDVRYWVNPNQVYQSGLKNSTSDLADAKSICLMECPYPAEDGLNFVCDYPEGDIRLSVDDWIDRDYDYFEYLTPDMRNSSLQLQGPCYPIIFPSINVYWSCQFIARPSNVSLKHWQQMGGVSIDENMLIDKTIHNTINYKSSVLKRYVADIGKSWPVLIVCGGLLPLFLSLIWLAMIRYFVAGMPWITVILFNALVISVTTFFYIKAGWIGNDPLTVVIGPSDPYVSIGGREINHLHAAAVLMTVVMIIAFLTSIAIVRRILIETSTTVLKVAAKVIGEVHALIIFPVVPYFALAIIYMFWFAATLYLFSSGQVLQNDCNAECCSFDLKLGKVNCDSCCGYSVHYAPHIGIAILFHLFGCYWATQFFIACSSTVIAGSVASYYWARGEISHDIPFHTVVSSLKRLLRYSLGSVALGSLVVSSVEWVRCILKALRRRLKGVDSTGESRLGKTVSSSSHCCLGCIDWTIKSVNRNAYIVIAVTGKGFCKASELATGLIMNNILRIGKVNVIGDVILYLGKLCVSLSSALFAFLMLDTHKYRSAHNKISSPLFPVLLCWALGYMVAQLFFGVVETSVETIILSFCQDAEEHDGEAQYAPPLLMETLGDTSQLQRLTQGP
- the LOC123164302 gene encoding choline transporter protein 1 isoform X2; this translates as MRGALGRDASAGGAGGGKGGDDAAAGIIRHDRKCRDLPFLALFAAFWVAMIVNSSFGFNQGSPLRLTYGLDYKGNICGSKHGDPDLSELDVRYWVNPNQVYQSGLKNSTSDLADAKSICLMECPYPAEDGLNFVCDYPEGDIRLSVDDWIDRDYDYFEYLTPDMRNSSLQLQGPCYPIIFPSINVYWSCQFIARPSNVSLKHWQQMGGVSIDENMLIDKTIHNTINYKSSVLKRYVADIGKSWPVLIVCGGLLPLFLSLIWLAMIRYFVAGMPWITVILFNALVISVTTFFYIKAGWIGNDPLTVVIGPSDPYVSIGGREINHLHAAAVLMTVVAAKVIGEVHALIIFPVVPYFALAIIYMFWFAATLYLFSSGQVLQNDCNAECCSFDLKLGKVNCDSCCGYSVHYAPHIGIAILFHLFGCYWATQFFIACSSTVIAGSVASYYWARGEISHDIPFHTVVSSLKRLLRYSLGSVALGSLVVSSVEWVRCILKALRRRLKGVDSTGESRLGKTVSSSSHCCLGCIDWTIKSVNRNAYIVIAVTGKGFCKASELATGLIMNNILRIGKVNVIGDVILYLGKLCVSLSSALFAFLMLDTHKYRSAHNKISSPLFPVLLCWALGYMVAQLFFGVVETSVETIILSFCQDAEEHDGEAQYAPPLLMETLGDTSQLQRLTQGP